A genome region from Erigeron canadensis isolate Cc75 chromosome 3, C_canadensis_v1, whole genome shotgun sequence includes the following:
- the LOC122593761 gene encoding UDP-glycosyltransferase 85A8-like: MTKPHIICIPVPLQGHMTPMMKLAKLLHFKGFHISFVNTHYNHNRLLQSRGPSSLDGLPDFRFYSITDGLPPCDANASQSIPDLSISLGKHSLEPFCELITKLNDSGESNVPPVSCIISDGCMSFTLKAAERFGLPNVIFWTPSACGVLAYTHYRDLIQRGYTPLKDLSDITNGYLETVLDWIPGMNNIRLRDFPSFIRTTDINDIMLNFLIKESDAISSGSAILLNTFDALEQESVNSLRSLNPQIFTIGPLHMMQEDVQDERLKHIGSNLWVEDMSCITWLDTKDPGSVVYVNFGSITVMTKEQLIEFGWGLANSKKDFLWIARPDIVGGKEAMMPNEFVQETKERGMVTSWCPQELVLKHQAIGGFLTHSGWNSTIESISNGIPMICWPFFSEQQTNCRYSCVEWGIGMEINPNVNREDVEALVREMMDGKKGKMMNKKAFEWKRKAEEAVAIGGTSYRNFDKLISDVLLTK; encoded by the exons ATGACAAAGCCACATATCATATGTATTCCCGTCCCATTACAAGGCCACATGACTCCCATGATGAAACTTGCAAAGCTCCTTCACTTTAAGGGCTTCCATATCTCTTTTGTCAACACACATTACAACCATAATCGTTTGCTCCAATCTCGTGGTCCTTCGTCTCTCGATGGACTGCCCGATTTTCGTTTCTACTCCATCACCGATGGCCTTCCACCATGTGACGCCAATGCCTCCCAGTCAATCCCAGACCTTAGCATATCCCTTGGTAAGCATAGTTTGGAACCCTTTTGTGAGCTCATTACTAAGCTTAATGATTCCGGGGAGTCCAACGTGCCACCCGTGAGTTGTATAATTTCGGACGGATGCATGAGCTTTACGCTTAAAGCTGCCGAGAGATTTGGATTGCCGAATGTGATTTTCTGGACGCCAAGTGCTTGCGGGGTTTTGGCTTACACTCATTATCGTGATCTTATTCAAAGGGGCTATACACCACTCAAAG ATTTGAGTGACATAACGAACGGGTATTTGGAAACGGTGTTGGATTGGATTCCCGGAATGAATAACATTCGACTAAGGGACTTCCCAAGCTTCATTCGCACCACGGACATCAATGACATTATGCTTAACTTTCTTATCAAGGAGTCGGATGCCATCTCGAGTGGCTCAGCTATCTTGCTAAACACATTCGACGCGCTAGAGCAAGAAAGTGTCAACTCTTTACGTTCTCTGAACCCACAAATTTTCACTATAGGGCCGCTACATATGATGCAAGAAGATGTTCAAGATGAGCGACTCAAACATATTGGGTCTAACCTATGGGTAGAAGATATGAGTTGCATTACTTGGCTCGACACAAAAGACCCTGGTTCAGTTGTTTACGTCAACTTTGGAAGTATTACGGTCATGACGAAAGAACAATTAATAGAGTTTGGATGGGGTCTTGCCAATAGCAAAAAGGATTTCTTATGGATAGCTAGACCGGATATCGTAGGAGGAAAAGAGGCTATGATGCCCAATGAGTTCGTCCAAGAGACCAAAGAGAGAGGCATGGTTACTAGTTGGTGTCCTCAAGAACTG GTTTTGAAGCACCAAGCAATTGGCGGATTCTTGACGCATAGTGGATGGAACTCAACTATCGAGAGCATTAGCAATGGCATACCGATGATTTGCTGGCCATTCTTTTCGGAGCAACAAACAAATTGTCGATATAGTTGTGTAGAATGGGGGATTGGTATGGAAATCAATCCAAATGTGAACAGAGAAGATGTTGAAGCTCTTGTGAGGGAAATGATGGATGGAAAAAAGGGAAAGATGATGAACAAAAAGGCTTTTGAATGGAAAAGGAAAGCTGAAGAAGCCGTCGCCATTGGTGGAACGTCTTATCGCAACTTTGATAAACTAATCAGCGATGTTCTTTTGACCAAGTGA
- the LOC122593797 gene encoding UDP-glycosyltransferase 85A8-like, translating into MGSIPKSTKKPHVVCIPYPAQGHINPMTKLAKLLHSKGFHISFVNTHYNHKRLLRSNGPFSLDGLPDFRFYSITDGLPPSDADATQPVAALCESVAKHSLEPFCEVITRLNNDAKNDQSGVPPVSCIVSDGCMSFTLEAADRFGLPEVLFWTPSACGILAYTYYRELIEKGYTPLKDMSYVTNGYLETTLDWIPGMKNIKLRDFPSFIRTTDINDILFNYLMTEAETIPRGSAVVINTFDALEQDSINPLISKNPRIFTIGPLHLMQKYVQNHQVKQIGSNLWKEDVGCINWLDTKAPGSVVFVNFGSITVMTKEQLTEFGWGLANSKKDFLWITRPDIVGGDEAMMPPEFVDETKGRGMVTSWCPQEQVLKHPAIGGFLTHSGWNSTIESISSGVPMICWPFFAEQQTNCRYCCIEWEIGIEIDTDVKREEVEAQVRELIDGEKGKKLRDKILEWKKKAEEAVSIDGSSYLNLDRLINDVLLKT; encoded by the exons ATGGGTTCTATACCAAAAAGTACTAAGAAACCACATGTGGTATGTATCCCTTACCCAGCACAAGGCCATATCAACCCCATGACAAAACTAGCTAAACTCCTTCACTCTAAAGGCTTCCACATCTCCTTTGTAAACACTCACTACAACCATAAACGCTTGCTCCGGTCCAATGGTCCCTTTTCCCTCGATGGCCTGCCCGATTTTCGTTTCTACTCCATTACAGATGGCCTTCCACCATCTGATGCTGATGCCACCCAGCCAGTTGCTGCTCTATGTGAAAGTGTAGCTAAACATAGTTTGGAACCCTTTTGTGAGGTCATTACTAGGCTTAATAATGATGCTAAAAATGATCAATCCGGCGTACCGCCTGTTAGCTGTATAGTGTCGGATGGATGCATGAGCTTTACACTTGAAGCTGCTGACAGGTTTGGGTTGCCAGAAGTTCTATTTTGGACACCAAGTGCTTGTGGGATTTTGGCTTACACTTACTATCGTGAGCTTATTGAAAAAGGTTACACTCCCCTCAAAG ATATGAGTTATGTCACAAATGGTTACTTAGAAACAACCTTAGATTGGATTCCCGGGATGAAAAACATCAAGTTAAGGGATTTCCCAAGCTTCATTCGAACGACAGACATAAACGATATCTTGTTCAACTATCTCATGACCGAGGCCGAGACAATCCCTAGAGGCTCAGCAGTCGTGATCAACACTTTTGATGCCTTGGAACAAGATAGTATTAACCCCTTAATTTCCAAAAACCCGCGAATATTCACCATCGGCCCACTTCACCTAATGCAAAAATATGTGCAAAATCATCAAGTGAAACAAATTGGGTCCAATCTTTGGAAGGAAGATGTGGGTTGCATCAATTGGCTCGACACAAAGGCCCCTGGCTCGGTTGTTTTTGTAAATTTTGGAAGTATAACTGTCATGACAAAGGAACAATTAACCGAGTTTGGATGGGGACTAGCTAATAGCAAAAAGGACTTTTTATGGATCACTAGGCCGGATATTGTGGGCGGCGACGAGGCTATGATGCCACCGGAGTTTGTTGACGAGACTAAAGGAAGAGGCATGGTGACTAGCTGGTGCCCTCAAGAACAG GTTTTGAAGCATCCGGCCATAGGAGGATTCTTGACACACAGTGGATGGAACTCGACAATTGAGAGTATTAGCAGTGGCGTTCCAATGATTTGTTGGCCATTTTTTGCAGAGCAACAAACGAATTGTCGGTATTGTTGTATAGAGTGGGAAATCGGAATAGAAATAGATACCGACGTGAAGAGGGAAGAGGTGGAGGCTCAAGTGAGGGAGTTGATAGATGGGGAGAAAGGAAAGAAGTTGCGGGACAAGATTTTAGAATGGAAAAAGAAAGCTGAGGAAGCTGTTTCTATTGATGGATCATCTTATCTCAATCTTGATAGATTGATTAATGATGTTCTCTTGAAAACGTGA
- the LOC122593208 gene encoding chaperone protein dnaJ A7A, chloroplastic-like isoform X2 translates to MAILPCGSTWVALWGVQQPQSMLRVSSTSQSFAQLSRPQTKTIGFASSCSSIFSQSSLHSLYHMRPSGNSLHRRGSRLIVRAESDFYSILGVSKNASKADIKSAYRKLARSYHPDVNKEPGAEQKFKDISNAYEVLSDDEKRSIYDRYGEAGLKGAGMGGTGDFSNPFDIFESLFDMGGMGGMGGRGSRNMATEGEDQGYNLVLNFKEAVFGVEKEIEITKLDSCGTCKGSGAKPGTSASKCTACGGQGQVISSARTPLGVFQQVSTCSSCGGSGEISTPCNTCNGDGRVRKSKRISLKVPAGVDSGSRLRVRSEGNAGRKGGPPGDLFVMIDVLPDPVLKRDDTNILYTCKVSYLDAILGTTVKVPTVDGTVDLKIPSGTQPGTTLVMAKKGVPLLNKSNRRGDQLVRVQVEIPKRVSGEEKKLIEELSNLKKGKVPTGSR, encoded by the exons atggcaATCTTACCTTGTGGGAGTACATGGGTGGCTTTGTGGGGAGTTCAGCAGCCTCAGTCGATGTTGCGTGTTTCTTCTACTAGCCAGTCTTTCGCACAACTGTCCCG TCCTCAAACAAAGACAATAGGATTTGCATCATCTTGTTCAAGCATCTTCTCGCAAAGTTCCTTGCATTCACTATATCATATGAGGCCAAGTGGTAATTCTCTTCACCGCAGAGGTAGTCGCCTCATTGTTCGAGCTGAATCT GATTTCTATTCGATACTTGGGGTTTCAAAGAATGCCAGCAAAGCGGACATTAAGAGTG CTTATAGGAAACTTGCAAGGAGTTATCATCCCGATGTGAACAA GGAGCCAGGAGCAGAACAAAAATTTAAGGACATTAGTAATGCTTACGAG GTTTTATCAGACGATGAGAAACGATCCATATATGACCGCTATGGGGAGGCTGGGCTTAAAGGTGCTGGCATGGGTGGCACGGGG GATTTTAGCAACCCGTTTGATATCTTCGAGTCATTATTTGATATGGGTGGCATGGGTGGTATGGGAGGTAGAGGCTCACGTAACATGGCTACAGAAGGTGAAGACCAGGGTTACAATCTGGTTTTAAATTTCAAAGAAGCCGTGTTTGGTGTTGAAAAAGAGATTGAAATAACCAAACTTGACAGCTGTGGAACTTGCAAGGGTTCGGGTGCCAAGCCTGGGACCAGTGCGTCAAAATGCACAGCATGTGGCGGTCAAGGTCAAGTAATCTCATCAGCTAGAACCCCATTAGGTGTTTTCCAGCAAGTATCGACATGCTCTTCTTGTGGTGGAAGCGGAGAAATTTCCACCCCCTGCAATACATGTAACGGGGATGGAAGGGTAAGAAAGTCAAAGCGAATTAGCCTTAAAGTCCCTGCTGGGGTAGACTCGGGTAGTCGTTTAAGGGTGCGATCAGAGGGTAATGCTGGAAGAAAAGGTGGCCCCCCTGGTGATCTTTTTGTAATGATCGATGTCCTTCCAGATCCTGTGTTAAAACGGGATGACACAAACATTCTTTATACTTGCAAGGTGTCATATCTTGATGCTATACTGGGGACCACAGTGAAGGTGCCAACTGTTGACGGGACAGTTGATTTGAAGATCCCGAGTGGGACCCAGCCAGGGACGACACTAGTAATGGCTAAGAAGGGGGTACCACTTTTGAACAAGAGTAATCGGAGGGGTGATCAGCTGGTAAGAGTACAAGTTGAGATACCAAAACGTGTAAGCGGTGAAGAGAAGAAGCTGATTGAAGAATTGTCCAATCTTAAGAAGGGTAAAGTACCTACTGGTAGTagataa
- the LOC122593208 gene encoding chaperone protein dnaJ A7A, chloroplastic-like isoform X1: MAILPCGSTWVALWGVQQPQSMLRVSSTSQSFAQLSRSPQTKTIGFASSCSSIFSQSSLHSLYHMRPSGNSLHRRGSRLIVRAESDFYSILGVSKNASKADIKSAYRKLARSYHPDVNKEPGAEQKFKDISNAYEVLSDDEKRSIYDRYGEAGLKGAGMGGTGDFSNPFDIFESLFDMGGMGGMGGRGSRNMATEGEDQGYNLVLNFKEAVFGVEKEIEITKLDSCGTCKGSGAKPGTSASKCTACGGQGQVISSARTPLGVFQQVSTCSSCGGSGEISTPCNTCNGDGRVRKSKRISLKVPAGVDSGSRLRVRSEGNAGRKGGPPGDLFVMIDVLPDPVLKRDDTNILYTCKVSYLDAILGTTVKVPTVDGTVDLKIPSGTQPGTTLVMAKKGVPLLNKSNRRGDQLVRVQVEIPKRVSGEEKKLIEELSNLKKGKVPTGSR, from the exons atggcaATCTTACCTTGTGGGAGTACATGGGTGGCTTTGTGGGGAGTTCAGCAGCCTCAGTCGATGTTGCGTGTTTCTTCTACTAGCCAGTCTTTCGCACAACTGTCCCG CAGTCCTCAAACAAAGACAATAGGATTTGCATCATCTTGTTCAAGCATCTTCTCGCAAAGTTCCTTGCATTCACTATATCATATGAGGCCAAGTGGTAATTCTCTTCACCGCAGAGGTAGTCGCCTCATTGTTCGAGCTGAATCT GATTTCTATTCGATACTTGGGGTTTCAAAGAATGCCAGCAAAGCGGACATTAAGAGTG CTTATAGGAAACTTGCAAGGAGTTATCATCCCGATGTGAACAA GGAGCCAGGAGCAGAACAAAAATTTAAGGACATTAGTAATGCTTACGAG GTTTTATCAGACGATGAGAAACGATCCATATATGACCGCTATGGGGAGGCTGGGCTTAAAGGTGCTGGCATGGGTGGCACGGGG GATTTTAGCAACCCGTTTGATATCTTCGAGTCATTATTTGATATGGGTGGCATGGGTGGTATGGGAGGTAGAGGCTCACGTAACATGGCTACAGAAGGTGAAGACCAGGGTTACAATCTGGTTTTAAATTTCAAAGAAGCCGTGTTTGGTGTTGAAAAAGAGATTGAAATAACCAAACTTGACAGCTGTGGAACTTGCAAGGGTTCGGGTGCCAAGCCTGGGACCAGTGCGTCAAAATGCACAGCATGTGGCGGTCAAGGTCAAGTAATCTCATCAGCTAGAACCCCATTAGGTGTTTTCCAGCAAGTATCGACATGCTCTTCTTGTGGTGGAAGCGGAGAAATTTCCACCCCCTGCAATACATGTAACGGGGATGGAAGGGTAAGAAAGTCAAAGCGAATTAGCCTTAAAGTCCCTGCTGGGGTAGACTCGGGTAGTCGTTTAAGGGTGCGATCAGAGGGTAATGCTGGAAGAAAAGGTGGCCCCCCTGGTGATCTTTTTGTAATGATCGATGTCCTTCCAGATCCTGTGTTAAAACGGGATGACACAAACATTCTTTATACTTGCAAGGTGTCATATCTTGATGCTATACTGGGGACCACAGTGAAGGTGCCAACTGTTGACGGGACAGTTGATTTGAAGATCCCGAGTGGGACCCAGCCAGGGACGACACTAGTAATGGCTAAGAAGGGGGTACCACTTTTGAACAAGAGTAATCGGAGGGGTGATCAGCTGGTAAGAGTACAAGTTGAGATACCAAAACGTGTAAGCGGTGAAGAGAAGAAGCTGATTGAAGAATTGTCCAATCTTAAGAAGGGTAAAGTACCTACTGGTAGTagataa